The following proteins are co-located in the Amycolatopsis tolypomycina genome:
- a CDS encoding SigE family RNA polymerase sigma factor translates to MARGDEEFAEFVRASSGRLTHAAFLLTGDRHQAEDAAQTAFTRTYAAWSRVRHKDAYGYARTVLVNHVIDGWRRPIREYATETLPEQQDRADVGKAVTQRAWLTAVLKTLTDRERAVVVLRHFFDLPEADVARELGVSLGTVKSTNSRALAKLRLEADPEDTLIGRSGR, encoded by the coding sequence ATGGCGCGTGGCGACGAGGAGTTCGCGGAGTTCGTCCGCGCGTCTTCGGGCCGGCTCACCCACGCCGCGTTCCTGCTCACCGGCGACCGCCACCAGGCCGAGGACGCCGCCCAGACCGCCTTCACCCGCACCTACGCCGCCTGGTCGCGGGTCCGGCACAAGGACGCCTACGGCTACGCCCGCACGGTCCTGGTCAACCACGTCATCGACGGCTGGCGGCGGCCCATCCGCGAGTACGCCACCGAAACCCTGCCCGAGCAGCAGGACCGCGCCGACGTCGGCAAGGCCGTCACCCAGCGGGCCTGGCTCACCGCGGTGCTCAAGACGCTGACCGACCGCGAACGCGCCGTCGTCGTGCTGCGCCACTTCTTCGACCTGCCGGAAGCCGACGTGGCCCGTGAGCTCGGCGTTTCACTGGGTACCGTGAAGAGCACGAACTCGCGGGCGCTGGCCAAGCTGCGCCTCGAGGCGGACCCGGAGGACACGCTGATCGGGAGGAGCGGGCGGTGA
- a CDS encoding Uma2 family endonuclease, translated as MSVMEWPHDLLSLDDWINLPETPEYQVEVVEGVLLVAPRPMPLHQRVVARLAFLIDELAADGYSALPEVEMVVSATPLTVRVPDVLVAPGSVVDANPPRIDAGDVRLVIEVLSEGTRRTDQVTKFSEYAEAGIEHYWIVDLDSPVSMITYRLIDGEYENFGEFSGVAEVEFAGSPLTIDLNALTTRRAQRP; from the coding sequence ATGAGCGTCATGGAGTGGCCTCACGATCTTCTGTCCCTCGACGACTGGATCAACCTGCCGGAGACACCGGAGTACCAGGTCGAAGTGGTCGAAGGGGTTCTCCTCGTGGCGCCGCGTCCGATGCCGTTGCACCAGCGTGTTGTCGCACGGTTGGCCTTCCTGATCGACGAGCTGGCAGCGGACGGCTACTCCGCGCTTCCCGAGGTCGAGATGGTCGTTTCCGCGACGCCGCTCACGGTTCGCGTGCCCGACGTGCTCGTCGCCCCCGGTTCCGTGGTGGATGCCAATCCACCACGGATCGATGCCGGTGACGTCCGGCTGGTGATCGAGGTGCTGTCCGAGGGCACCCGGCGCACCGACCAGGTCACCAAGTTCTCCGAGTATGCCGAAGCCGGGATCGAGCACTACTGGATCGTCGACCTCGACTCCCCGGTCAGCATGATCACCTACCGGCTGATCGACGGGGAGTACGAGAATTTCGGCGAGTTCTCCGGGGTCGCCGAAGTCGAGTTCGCCGGCAGCCCGCTCACCATCGACCTGAACGCCCTCACCACCCGCCGCGCCCAGCGGCCCTGA
- a CDS encoding M20/M25/M40 family metallo-hydrolase, producing the protein MTSRRAFLTATAALGVVAAGTPAGAAELGDRGPGVPVRPQRPDAELRVLLRQVDERRIEATVRRLAAFGTRHTLSAQDDPTRGIGAARDWLFAQFQQIAAASGGRLSVELQSYVQPPADRIPVPTKITNVVATLRGSTDPGRVYVVSGHYDSRRSDVMDFTGDAPGADDDASGVAVALELARVLSTRQPAATIVFAAVAGEEQGLYGSRYMAQQFKAAGTDVQAMFTDDIVGSSRADDGTRDPFTIRLFAEGVPTAETPAEASLRRSIGGENDSPPRQLARFVKSVAENDATGMTVRVVYRRDRYLRGGDHIGFLEQGYPAARFTEPNEDFAHQHQDVRVENGVQYGDLPEFCDFPFVARVARVNGAALWSLATAPGTPKGVKIRTAALTNDSELLWTATPGATSHEVVWRETTAPDWTHAIDVGPALTAKIDLSKDNVFFGVRAVGPGGRRSPATFPAPVS; encoded by the coding sequence GTGACCTCTCGACGAGCGTTCCTCACCGCCACGGCCGCGCTCGGCGTGGTGGCCGCCGGTACACCGGCCGGAGCCGCCGAACTCGGTGACCGCGGGCCCGGCGTCCCGGTCCGGCCCCAGCGTCCGGACGCGGAGCTGCGGGTCCTGCTCCGCCAGGTCGACGAACGGAGGATCGAAGCGACCGTGCGGCGGCTGGCCGCGTTCGGCACCCGGCACACGCTGTCCGCCCAAGACGATCCGACGCGGGGCATCGGCGCCGCGCGTGACTGGCTCTTCGCGCAGTTCCAGCAGATCGCGGCGGCTTCCGGCGGACGGCTGAGCGTCGAGTTGCAGTCGTACGTCCAGCCGCCCGCCGACCGGATCCCGGTGCCGACGAAGATCACCAACGTCGTCGCGACCCTGCGCGGCTCAACCGATCCCGGCCGCGTGTACGTCGTTTCGGGGCACTATGACTCGCGCCGCAGCGACGTCATGGACTTCACCGGTGACGCGCCGGGCGCCGACGACGACGCGTCGGGCGTCGCCGTCGCCCTGGAGCTGGCCCGGGTGCTCTCGACGCGGCAGCCGGCCGCGACGATCGTCTTCGCCGCCGTCGCGGGCGAAGAGCAGGGCCTGTACGGCTCGCGGTACATGGCGCAGCAGTTCAAGGCGGCCGGCACCGACGTCCAGGCGATGTTCACCGACGACATCGTGGGCTCCAGCCGCGCCGACGACGGCACGCGCGATCCCTTCACGATCCGCCTCTTCGCCGAGGGCGTCCCGACTGCGGAAACCCCGGCGGAGGCGAGCCTGCGCCGCAGTATCGGCGGCGAGAACGACTCGCCGCCGCGTCAGCTGGCCCGGTTCGTGAAGTCCGTGGCGGAGAACGACGCGACCGGCATGACGGTCCGGGTGGTCTACCGCCGCGACCGCTACCTGCGCGGCGGCGACCACATCGGCTTCCTCGAACAGGGCTACCCGGCGGCGCGGTTCACCGAACCGAACGAGGACTTCGCGCACCAGCACCAGGACGTCCGCGTCGAAAACGGCGTCCAGTACGGCGACCTGCCGGAGTTCTGCGACTTCCCGTTCGTCGCGCGGGTCGCCCGGGTGAACGGCGCCGCGCTGTGGTCGCTGGCCACGGCACCGGGCACGCCGAAGGGCGTCAAGATCCGCACGGCGGCGCTGACGAACGACTCGGAGCTGCTCTGGACGGCCACGCCCGGAGCCACGAGCCACGAGGTCGTCTGGCGCGAGACGACGGCCCCGGACTGGACGCACGCCATCGACGTCGGCCCGGCGCTGACGGCGAAGATCGACCTGTCCAAGGACAACGTCTTCTTCGGCGTCCGCGCGGTGGGCCCGGGCGGACGCCGGAGCCCGGCCACGTTCCCGGCGCCGGTGAGCTAG
- a CDS encoding Gfo/Idh/MocA family protein encodes MTHRIALVGTGNMGSLHARVLAGNERVDLVRVIDPREEAGKAVADRYETRWTPEIGELSDVDAVVLASATEVHYDLAQEIFRQGKPMLVEKPVCNSFEKSQEIVSLSAKNDIPLMCGLLERYNPAVMTARALVNEPVHLMARRHGPYAPRIKTGVAWDLLVHDVDLAIQFFGGATPSRVTSGAGYFHPQSVEGAEDTIETVLSFPTGLATVSASRLGQKKVRSLVVSELDRLIEIDLLRRDVTIYRHVSHDSVTPDGLGYRQQTVIEIPELVTAREPLATQLDRFCDLLEGKIDADTERDLILPSHHVVEQVLTQAAA; translated from the coding sequence ATGACGCATCGGATCGCTCTTGTCGGTACCGGGAACATGGGTTCCCTCCACGCCCGCGTGCTCGCCGGCAACGAGCGCGTCGACCTGGTCCGCGTGATCGATCCGCGTGAGGAAGCGGGCAAGGCCGTCGCCGACCGGTACGAAACCCGGTGGACGCCGGAGATCGGCGAACTGTCCGATGTGGACGCCGTGGTGCTGGCCTCGGCCACCGAGGTGCACTACGACCTGGCGCAGGAGATCTTCCGCCAGGGCAAGCCGATGCTGGTCGAGAAGCCGGTCTGCAACAGCTTCGAGAAGTCGCAGGAAATCGTTTCGCTGTCGGCGAAGAACGACATCCCGCTGATGTGCGGGCTGCTCGAGCGCTACAACCCGGCTGTGATGACCGCGCGGGCGCTGGTCAACGAGCCGGTGCACCTGATGGCCCGCCGCCACGGCCCGTACGCGCCCCGCATCAAGACCGGCGTGGCGTGGGACCTGCTGGTGCACGACGTCGACCTGGCGATCCAGTTCTTCGGCGGCGCGACGCCGTCGCGCGTGACGTCCGGCGCGGGCTACTTCCACCCGCAGTCGGTCGAGGGCGCCGAGGACACCATCGAGACGGTGCTGTCGTTCCCGACCGGCCTGGCCACGGTGTCGGCGTCCCGGCTCGGGCAGAAGAAGGTCCGTTCGCTGGTGGTGTCCGAGCTCGACCGGCTGATCGAGATCGACCTGCTGCGCCGCGACGTCACGATCTACCGCCACGTCTCGCACGACTCCGTCACCCCGGACGGCCTCGGCTACCGGCAGCAGACGGTCATCGAGATCCCGGAGCTGGTGACCGCGCGCGAGCCGCTGGCCACCCAGCTCGACCGGTTCTGCGACCTCCTCGAGGGCAAGATCGACGCCGACACCGAGCGCGACCTGATCCTGCCTTCGCACCACGTCGTCGAGCAGGTGCTGACGCAGGCCGCGGCCTAG
- a CDS encoding UDP-N-acetylglucosamine acyltransferase — MANRIHPTAVIGEGVELGEDNVIGPFTVIAGPARIGDGNWIGPHVTIGTPGEDRSRPHPAAWADAPTGDPDHDGHGVVIGSRNRIREYVSVHQGTWRTTTVGSDSYFLRNSHIAHDCLVGDGVTIASNAVTGGHCHIWDGANLGMGAILHQKVVIGPGAMIGMGSAVRREIGAFTIAVGNPARVTGVNVVGLSRRGLDEETIEALGPWLKGKEGLPDVTLPGDLSTLVKAWDARPRDEH; from the coding sequence GTGGCCAACCGCATCCACCCGACCGCCGTCATCGGCGAAGGCGTCGAGCTCGGCGAGGACAACGTGATCGGGCCGTTCACGGTGATCGCGGGGCCTGCCCGGATCGGCGACGGCAACTGGATCGGCCCGCACGTGACGATCGGCACGCCCGGCGAGGACCGTAGCCGTCCCCATCCCGCCGCCTGGGCAGACGCGCCGACCGGTGACCCGGATCACGACGGCCACGGGGTCGTCATCGGCAGCCGCAACCGGATCCGCGAGTACGTGAGTGTCCACCAAGGGACCTGGCGGACAACGACCGTCGGCAGCGACAGCTACTTCCTCCGCAACTCCCACATCGCGCACGACTGCCTGGTCGGCGACGGCGTCACCATCGCCTCCAACGCCGTGACGGGTGGCCACTGCCACATCTGGGACGGCGCGAACCTCGGCATGGGCGCGATCCTGCACCAGAAGGTCGTGATCGGCCCCGGCGCGATGATCGGGATGGGCTCGGCGGTGCGGCGCGAGATCGGCGCGTTCACCATCGCCGTCGGCAACCCGGCCCGCGTCACCGGCGTCAACGTGGTGGGCCTGTCCCGCCGCGGTCTCGACGAGGAGACGATCGAGGCCCTCGGGCCGTGGCTGAAGGGCAAGGAAGGTCTCCCGGACGTCACGCTGCCCGGCGACCTCTCTACCTTGGTAAAGGCGTGGGACGCTCGCCCGCGCGACGAGCACTAG
- a CDS encoding DegT/DnrJ/EryC1/StrS family aminotransferase, whose protein sequence is MIPITVVDVRDAEDLVVEVLRSGAIAQGPMVKRFEDAFAAVSGTKHAIAVNNGTTALVAALQVLDLKPGDEVITSPFTFVATLNAILEAGATVRFADIRRDDFAIDPDAVAAAVTDRTKVLMPVHLYGQTADMGKLAPLAAERGLQVIEDSAQAVGASFEGKPAGSFGIGCFSLYATKNITTAEGGVITTDDDALADKLRVLRNQGMRARYQYEVAGHNYRMTDLHAAVGIPQLAKLDQLTAARQANAKRLSEGLAGTPGLDVPQVLPGREHVWHQYTVLVGPHAFLSRDELAAALTERGIGNGIYYPKIVFDYDCYAGHDLIPGARVEDFPVAKSVAEQALSLPVHPHLTESDLDTIIETVREVLGA, encoded by the coding sequence ATGATCCCCATCACTGTGGTCGACGTCCGCGACGCGGAGGACCTCGTCGTCGAGGTGCTGCGCTCCGGCGCCATCGCACAGGGACCGATGGTCAAGCGCTTCGAAGACGCCTTCGCGGCCGTCTCCGGGACGAAGCACGCGATCGCGGTCAACAACGGGACCACCGCGCTGGTCGCCGCGCTCCAGGTGCTGGACCTGAAGCCGGGTGACGAGGTCATCACCTCGCCGTTCACCTTCGTGGCGACGCTGAACGCGATCCTCGAGGCCGGCGCGACCGTCCGCTTCGCCGACATCCGGCGCGACGACTTCGCGATCGACCCGGACGCCGTCGCGGCCGCGGTCACCGACCGCACCAAGGTGCTCATGCCGGTGCACCTCTACGGCCAGACGGCCGACATGGGCAAGCTCGCGCCGCTGGCCGCCGAGCGCGGCCTGCAGGTGATCGAGGACTCGGCGCAGGCCGTCGGCGCGTCGTTCGAGGGCAAGCCGGCCGGTTCGTTCGGCATCGGCTGCTTCTCGCTGTACGCGACGAAGAACATCACCACCGCCGAGGGCGGCGTCATCACCACGGACGACGACGCGCTGGCCGACAAGCTGCGCGTGCTGCGCAACCAGGGCATGCGCGCCCGCTACCAGTACGAGGTCGCCGGGCACAACTACCGGATGACCGACCTGCACGCGGCCGTCGGCATCCCGCAGCTGGCGAAGCTCGACCAGCTGACCGCGGCCCGCCAGGCGAACGCGAAGCGCCTCTCGGAGGGCCTCGCCGGCACGCCGGGCCTCGACGTCCCGCAGGTGCTGCCGGGCCGCGAGCACGTGTGGCACCAGTACACCGTGCTGGTCGGCCCGCACGCGTTCCTCTCGCGCGACGAGCTGGCCGCGGCGCTCACCGAGCGCGGCATCGGCAACGGCATCTACTACCCCAAGATCGTCTTCGACTACGACTGCTACGCGGGTCACGACCTGATCCCGGGCGCGCGCGTCGAGGACTTCCCGGTCGCGAAATCGGTCGCCGAGCAGGCGCTGTCGCTGCCGGTGCACCCGCACCTGACCGAGTCCGACCTGGACACCATCATCGAAACCGTTCGCGAGGTACTGGGCGCATGA